aggacaacctgagagccgatcgaggctcgtatttaatgtttacgtgtatgccatgcaggaaactaagcgaggcatctccatcaccttcctgaccatgtataggtcaggtggcacgcccttgcaccagcatcggacgtgcgtaccagaggctttgcgggccgtcgctcggagggaccagggccagccgcagccctaagttgttcccggctctactgtgttgcccgtcgctgctcgccagtgggtttcttaCGTCAACAATTAAAGCTAAAGGGGTTTGCTTTCACCACATTGCTCCATGTGCATGCACATAATATTAATGAGAGAACACATCGTTGAAAAAAAGTATCACTCCAATAAGGAAACATAGCAGAGGAATGAGCTAGTAGGGCTAAATCATTTTTAACAATGTGTCTATGCTTTCTTTGAGGTGGAGATGTAGACATGATAGTGAAGATGATTGAGGTGTCTTGGTGATGCCACGCGGTGTACTCTGGGTTGTAGACAATGCGAGGGGCCTTGGGATCCTCAGCGACCCTCGGGTTGTCGACCTTCGCCGGCGGACAGGGAAGCTGCCATCCACAAAGCCAAGAAGAAGATGACTTCGGAAGACTGGGACTACCTCAGCACACCAATACCGATAGTTGTCGTTGTTGAGCCTGACGATGATGAGTGGAGCGAAGCTGAAGGGCCTAGCTGAGGTTGATGACGACGAGCTTGCGTCGAAGGAGAGCTTGGGATTGGTCAGGCTTGACATGGAGGTGGACGTGGCGTCGCTCATGGCCGGCAAGGTCGCCATCAAGGGAGCTGTGGTGGGTAGATGCGATGTGGGTTTTACCAGGCCGATTGTGGCCCTGATACCATAATAAGGAATGCGTATTTGTAGGGGTAGAGAATGTGCTTCCAAGGTCACGTCAGTATTTATATGCATCGATGTATACAAAACTTACAGCTTACAACCGACATACAAGATCTCAATTAGATCCTATCTtttctagttttttttttgcaaaacacaGAATAAACACAGACGCTCATATACACGTACatacactcacttctttgaacccAGACACGCACACCCTATCTCTATAAACACCTCATAAAAACTAGCTACCATACATTACAACATGGTGTTTATCACTTTTGTCACACGGGCTTAGTCTTCGCTGCTCCCGGGTATGTCGGACAGATTCCTCCACTCCTTAATTGCATCAAAGTACCGAACCGCTATGTAGAGGTTTGATGAAATTTGCGATTTGTGACGCCTGGACCATTCTCTAGTGGCAGCTCTTCTAATATAGTTCTCAATGTGTGGTTCAGTCTTGTGGCAATAGACATTTTGCCTGGTACCTCTGGACAATCTGTTCTTGGTTAGCTGTACAATGTTAGGGATTTGGTACCACTGATTCTCGCTATCTGAAGATCATATCCTTCGGCAGTTGATTTTTGGTAGTTAGCAGAACTGGGGGTGGTCTGATATAGGTACAGCTAGGGCTCTGCATTCAGACAGGACGAAGAGCTGGCTCCAAGCCACGTTGACAGGGTGCAAAATTgtgggattttttttttgttttactaCTCCAAGCATATCACGGATTGCAGACATCCATGTTGATGTCTCCAATCAAAATTCACGGTCCATCAAAAAACATTGTAAGCATCCTCATATGATCAAAGAAAACTGTTCTGTCTGCTCGGTCATTAGGGTCATAAGTAGTACAGTATTGTTTAAGTGGAAGGCCGTGCCATCAGCCGATTATTGACTTTCAGTAGGAACTTCATGTTTAGTGATCTAGGCTatcaagtaaaaaaaaaaatgggTTATGGCTATCGGTGTACCAGCCGAGGCCCCTTCCGAACGGTGGAAGACAAAGCTGGATATATCTTTTGGCAGGAACTGTGATGCTTTAAACTGCGAAAATTTCTTCAAGTTTTGTTTGTCCTGCAGGCATAGGATATTTATATTTGGTCTAGCATCTTTGATAGTTTTGAAAAGATTCCATGGCATTTACCTCATTTAATTACATTGTTATAGGTAGAGGAAAAGAACATGCAGATGCAGATGATCGAAAGTATGCACATGCAACAATGGGAGAAACAACGGTGAACTTAGACAAGCACATACCAACTGATCGGTGTTACAGGGTTTGACGAGAATTAACAAAGACGCTTAGCTAACTGCTGGTCCGTAGCGCCACCATAGGTGTGCAATACCAGCTTTGTAGGAAAGTAAAGTGCAGGTGATGAAAGGGAAGAAGAGAGCCCTGAACTAGAACACCGATCGATCATCTAGATTTCAGTGTGCTCAGCCATCCATCAACTCTGCCAGTTGAAGGCTACGGGGCTCCTAACCTGATGATGATTCTTGTTACTCCAGATGATGTGGCCAAAGTCCCAGGCCCCGGCCGGCTTGACGTCACTCCTGAACTCCACGGTGTAGCTCAGCTTCTCCTTCTTGTGCCTGAATTCCAGCGTCCTGGGCGTGACGGCCACAGTGACGCCTTCAGGCGCCGCGAACTCCGCCGTGTAGGTCTCAGGATCCTCTGACACCTTGGTCAGCGTCCGCGTCAGTGTGCGGACGCGGCTGCCAGCCCTGAAGGTCACCACCATTGACGGGTGGTTCAGGTTTGCAACGCCGCCGAGGAGCGTCGTCGGGCAGCTGGTCGTCTCGGGGACGAACCGGCGCACCTGATTCACCGTGTAGTTGAGGCTACAGAGGAAGCCGATGTAGTCCTGCGTGCCGGCGTCGTACACCAACCCCGGGTCCATCGCGAGCGCCGGGAGGACGAACCCGGCACCGGCCACTAGAGGAGTAGCGTACGTGGCGCCACGGCCGTCCTTGCCGACGCCGTTGTCGAGGATCGGCTTGCCGAAGTTGTCGAGCGTTGTGGCGGTCGTCATGATCGCTGACCGCACCATGGCCGGGGTCCAGTCGCCGTGCCTCTTCTTGATCAGCGCCGCGACGCCTGCGACGTGCGGGCAAGCCATGGACGTGCCCGAGACGATGTTGTACTCCGACTCACCGGACCAAGCGGCCAGGATGTTCACACCCGGCGCGACGACGTCCGGCTTCAAGATCTCGGGCACAAACTTGCTGGGGCCACGCGAGGAGAACCCCGCCACCATCGGCGCCCGGTTCTGGCCCGTGACCGTGTCGCAGGAGAAACTGAAGGAAGCCACCGGGTAGGGCACCGACGAGATGTAGGCGAACAGCTTCTTTCCCGCGGCGTAGCCGAGGACGAGGCCGGGGAGCGTGAAGGGTTCAGCCACGACGGCGTCCCTAAACCATTCATGATCGTCCACCGAGACATCCCCTGGTGGACCATGGATGATAGACATGCCCCTCCACCTCCAGGCATTCTTCGAGCACACCATCATCTTACCCATGACCTTCTCGGGCTTCAGGTCATCCATGCCGCAGGGGCTGCTCACGAGCGGCACGGCGCTCGTCAGCGCCGCCCGCGCCTTCAAGGTGTACAGGGACTGCCCGGTGAGGACATCCCCGTTCCCGAGCAGGAGCTTCGCCGGAAACACCCGGTCAGTGGTGGCGGCGCCGACGGTGGTCATCCACGGCGCGACGTTGACGACGCTCGATGCATTCGGTCCACTGTTGCCGCCCGCGAGGACGACGAAGACACCTCTGCGCTGCGCACCGAACGTGGCGATGGCGACAACGTCTTCGTGCAAGGGGGATGCGGGGCCCCCGAGCGACAGAGACAGAACGTCGACGCCGTCGCTCACCGCGGCGTCGATGGCCGCGGCGATGCTCGACGCTCGACAGATGAACCCAGCACACGCCTTGTAGATCGCCACCCGTGCTCTGGGCGCCACGCCCCAAGCGGTGCCGCGCGAAAACCCGGATAGGCTGGCGCCACGTACCTTGGATCCGGCGGCGGTACCGGACACGTGGGTCACTACCCCACGTCCCATGATTCGCGGCATTTTGGTTCCGGCGTTTTAGCCAACTGCCGGTAATAATTGTTTTGCACGGCAGTTTATAAACTAGTGCCGCTAATGGTCCAGTAATTACCGGCGATTTGGTACAGTGCCACTAAATTTTGATGGTCAACGGCAGTTATAATTGGTGCCGATAATAGTGCGCTGGCGATCTGGAGAAGTGCCGCTAAAAGTTTGATGCGAAAGTGCCGGGGAAAGCTGATGCGCACCCGACTGTTTTGCACATAAGCCCATTTAGATTATATTAATTAATCTGCAGTCCATGTGAAAAAAAATCCGCAGTCCCAACTTGTACACAACCACCCATTCCATTAGAGCTGTTCCGCGTGCGCAGCTCTATCTCtcctggcggcggcggcctcgtcCATCCCCAGTCCCCACGGGGTCCCGCCGGCCCCCTCAACCCCGTCTGCCACCACCGACCGCGAGATTGAAGGGAAGCGGCGTGTCAGCCCGCCGCCATCGCTGGTCCTCCGCCCGCCGACCGCGAGGGAAGGAAGGCGGCGTACCCGCCCGCCCGCCCACCACCACCGCGGGTCCTCAGCTGGCCGCATAATGATCGCCGCCCCCATCCTCTGCGCCACCTCTCCGTCGTCTTCCGGCCGCGTGTGGTTGGGGCGGCCACGGGTGGAAACCGGGAGAAGGGAGCCCCCTTGTCGCGGTCCTCCGCCACCTCGCGGATCGGCCCCTTCGCAGCTTCGGCCATGGTGGCAGCAATACCTTGGCCCCTCGGGAGAAACTGCTCGATGGGGCCCACTCGATGGACGCTGATCACCGGGGTAGGCGCCCGCGCGGCCACATCTTCGACGAGCCATGATGTTTGAGGAATTGAGGTGCGTGGCCTTCTCCCCATGGACCAGCTATGTTTAATCTACCTTCTACAGCCAAGTGTGTGGAACTGACTTCAATTGTGGTATCTGGATAATTGGTGTCCAGTATGTGTTTGTGATATTGCCTATGCCGGTGATATTGCCTATGTGTTTGTGATATGGCTCTGTTAAATTATTTAGGTAACCAGTTAGGCT
This region of Lolium perenne isolate Kyuss_39 chromosome 2, Kyuss_2.0, whole genome shotgun sequence genomic DNA includes:
- the LOC127332918 gene encoding subtilisin-like protease SBT1.8, encoding MASTLSVLLHCTLLVLLLAQPTHSSTIQKPKDATAEQKPRSSSSHTYIIQTNHLAKPSQFATLERWYSSMVATHSPRAAMNSSSRLLHTYGTVMHGFAVRLTEEESRRMSSNPGVSGVYEDAPYFTKTTRSPGFIGLHEELGAWPESEFGDGIVIGFVDTGIWPERASFNDSGLGPVRSSWKGKCVDAEGFNASLCNNKLVGAKAFIAEHGGALTPRDKVGHVTHVSGTAAGSKVRGASLSGFSRGTAWGVAPRARVAIYKACAGFICRASSIAAAIDAAVSDGVDVLSLSLGGPASPLHEDVVAIATFGAQRRGVFVVLAGGNSGPNASSVVNVAPWMTTVGAATTDRVFPAKLLLGNGDVLTGQSLYTLKARAALTSAVPLVSSPCGMDDLKPEKVMGKMMVCSKNAWRWRGMSIIHGPPGDVSVDDHEWFRDAVVAEPFTLPGLVLGYAAGKKLFAYISSVPYPVASFSFSCDTVTGQNRAPMVAGFSSRGPSKFVPEILKPDVVAPGVNILAAWSGESEYNIVSGTSMACPHVAGVAALIKKRHGDWTPAMVRSAIMTTATTLDNFGKPILDNGVGKDGRGATYATPLVAGAGFVLPALAMDPGLVYDAGTQDYIGFLCSLNYTVNQVRRFVPETTSCPTTLLGGVANLNHPSMVVTFRAGSRVRTLTRTLTKVSEDPETYTAEFAAPEGVTVAVTPRTLEFRHKKEKLSYTVEFRSDVKPAGAWDFGHIIWSNKNHHQVRSPVAFNWQS